The proteins below come from a single Parafrankia discariae genomic window:
- a CDS encoding histidine phosphatase family protein has protein sequence MSGHRTTGSRSTGPEVTTVHLVRHGEVFNPSKVLYGRLPGYRLSETGERQAKVTAEYLAGFDVAAVVASPLDRARQTATPIAEAHGVPLQVDPRLIESRNAFEGRTFEAGPAVFRYPAMWKLLRNPLTPSWGEPYTEIAGRMLGSVAEWRDAYRGRHVVLVSHQLPVWIARRALEEQHLWHRPDRRQCALASVTSAVYVSGELLRVEYSEPNGPTANAPGSVGA, from the coding sequence GTGAGCGGGCACCGCACCACCGGGTCCCGCAGCACCGGGCCGGAGGTCACCACCGTGCACCTCGTCCGGCACGGCGAGGTGTTCAACCCGAGCAAGGTGCTCTACGGCCGGCTGCCCGGCTACCGGCTCTCCGAGACCGGCGAGCGGCAGGCCAAGGTCACCGCCGAGTACCTGGCCGGCTTCGACGTCGCCGCGGTGGTGGCGAGCCCGCTGGACCGGGCGCGGCAGACCGCCACCCCGATCGCCGAGGCGCACGGCGTGCCGTTGCAGGTCGACCCGCGGCTGATCGAGAGCCGCAACGCGTTCGAGGGCCGGACCTTCGAGGCGGGCCCGGCGGTGTTCCGCTATCCGGCGATGTGGAAGCTGCTGCGCAACCCGCTGACGCCGTCCTGGGGCGAGCCGTACACGGAGATCGCCGGGCGCATGCTCGGCAGTGTCGCCGAGTGGCGGGACGCCTATCGGGGCCGGCACGTCGTCCTGGTCAGCCATCAGCTTCCGGTGTGGATCGCCCGGCGCGCGCTGGAGGAGCAGCACCTGTGGCACCGTCCGGACCGGCGGCAGTGCGCGTTGGCGAGCGTCACCTCGGCCGTCTACGTGTCCGGGGAGCTCCTCCGG